Proteins found in one Planococcus citri chromosome 2, ihPlaCitr1.1, whole genome shotgun sequence genomic segment:
- the LOC135838071 gene encoding uncharacterized protein LOC135838071 isoform X2, with product MKRRILFSVVSALLVYYISFQPVSGNDGSPSAETETGILEPFLRKIGCGGKDILELTLFELGRVQQFFENKVREEKKRTLEEKKQRLFYQSKINIADWVESLFVKCWPGWAGARIPKQYPTEYWTILLLNIENQKILNLKMQLKKLEISNEFFVNTVEYFLKLGNLQADLQAYKLMTNNEKKEAIKLLNEQYQEDGKPKVMKILMLGLNEQFSTTNDEKEIRELQTNVMADTEKQRNSLRVLYFPKCKSPLCKEDAVKLQLRNAANAFKMANYGNNEGVINPLAVVATTNGTFVLFESFKDAYSIWCTRHEMEFAIDEMDGIRIIDANELALFEVKENEPSHLVVKVESKSGKNNGSPSAETETRILEPFLRKIGCGGKTLDKLTPFQLRQVHEFFESKVREEKKRTLEEKKLRLLYQSTINIAEWVESLFAECWPSWAGARIPKHYPKEYWTILLLNIENQKILNLKMQLKKLEISNEFFFETVEDLLKFRYLGAHPEMLLDEEEEAIKLLNEEYHADEKPKVIKILMLGLNEPLLTTMDEKEICELQTSVKADTEKQRNSLRVLYFPKCKSPLCEEVAVELQLKNAANAYKMANDDNNEEVINPLAVVATTNGTFVLFESFKDAYSIWCTRNKMHFAIGEMDGIRIIDANELCLFEAKENEPSYLVVKVESKLGKTIADTYDVISNKDFNNPPLESLIQRSAGSQSEENGKISVLYCYGHAIKALSTYGKLKKTIDKSANNVTLTCIPTNQTLNMRILNDEEVTKLKQQQ from the exons ATGAAGCGTCGAATTCTGTTTAGTGTTGTTTCAGCATTATTAg TCTATtacatttcatttcaaccaGTGAGCGGGAACGATGGGTCTCCATCAGCTGAAACG GAAACTGGAATCTTGGAGCCATTTTTGCGTAAAATTGGCTGTGGCGGAAAAGATATTTTGGAGTTGACTCTCTTTGAATTGGGACGAGTACAGCAGTTCTTTGAAAACAAAgtt cGTGAAGAAAAAAAGCGTACCCTCGAAGAGAAAAAGCAGCGTTTGTTCTACCAGTCCAAGATAAATATAGCAGATTGGGTCGAATCGCTGTTTGTAAAGTGTTGGCCTGGTTGGGCTGGTGCTCGAATTCCCAAACAATATCCCACAGAATATTGGACAATCTTATTACTGAACatagaaaaccaaaaaatattgaatttaaaaatgcagctgaaaaaactcgaaatatcAAACGAATTCTTCGTCAACACTGTGgaatattttctaaaacttgGAAACCTCCAAGCTGATCTCCAAGCTTATAAGTTAATgacaaataatgagaaaaaagaaGCGATAAAACTTTTGAATGAACAATACCAGGAAGATGGAAAaccaaaagtgatgaaaatacTGATGCTAGGACTAAACGAACAATTTTCAACCACAAACGACGAAAAAGAAATACGTGAATTACAAACAAATGTAATGGCTGATACAGAAA AACAACGAAATTCACTTAGAGTTTTGTACTTTCCGAAATGTAAATCACCCTTATGTAAGGAAGATGCGGTAAAATTG caatTAAGAAACGCAGCCAATGCTTTCAAAATGGCAAATTATGGCAACAACGAAGGAGTAATAAATCCACTCGCAGTGGTTGCAACCACCAACGGCACCTTTGTCCTGTTTGAGAGTTTCAAAGATGCGTACTCCATTTGGTGCACACGA CACGAGATGGAGTTTGCCATTGATGAAATGGATGGAATAAGAATTATTGATGCCAATGAACTGGCTTTATTCGAAGTAAAGGAAAATGAACCTTCTCACCTCGTTGTAAAGGTTGAAAGTAAATCAGGCAAAAACAATGGGTCTCCATCAGCTGAAacg GAAACTAGAATCTTGGAGCCATTCTTGCGTAAAATTGGCTGCGGCGGAAAAACTCTTGATAAGTTGACCCCCTTTCAATTGAGACAAGTACATGAGTTCTTTGAAAGCAAagtt cGTGAAGAAAAAAAGCGTACCCTCGAAGAGAAAAAGCTGCGTTTGTTATACCAGTCCACGATAAATATAGCAGAGTGGGTCGAATCGCTGTTTGCAGAGTGTTGGCCTAGTTGGGCTGGTGCTCGAATTCCCAAACATTATCCCAAAGAATATTGGACAATCTTATTACTGAACatagaaaaccaaaaaatattgaatttaaaaatgcagctgaaaaaactcgaaatatcAAACGAATTCTTCTTCGAAACTGTGGAAGATCTTCTAAAATTTCGATACCTCGGAGCTCATCCGGAAATGTTACTTGATGAGGAAGAAGAAGCGATAAAACTTTTGAATGAAGAATACCACGCAGATGAAAAAccaaaagtgataaaaatacTGATGCTAGGACTAAACGAACCACTTTTAACCACAATGGACGAAAAAGAAATATGTGAATTACAAACAAGTGTAAAGGCTGATACAGAAA AACAACGAAATTCACTTAGAGTTTTGTACTTTCCGAAATGTAAATCACCCTTATGTGAGGAAGTTGCAGTAGAATTG caatTAAAAAATGCAGCCAATGCTTACAAAATGGCAAATGATGACAACAACGAAGAAGTAATAAATCCACTCGCAGTGGTTGCAACCACCAATGGCACCTTTGTCCTGTTTGAGAGTTTCAAAGATGCATACTCCATTTGGTGCACACGA AACAAGATGCACTTTGCCATAGGTGAAATGGATGGAATAAGAATTATTGATGCAAATGAACTGTGTTTATTCGAAGCAAAGGAAAATGAACCTTCTTACCTCGTTGTGAAGGTCGAAAGTAAATTAGGCAAAACAATTGCTGATACGTACGATGTAATCTCA AACAAAGACTTCAATAATCCGCCACTCGAGTCGTTAATTCAAAGATCTGCGGGGAGTCAATCCGAggaaaatggtaaaatatcGGTACTTTATTGCTACGGCCATGCAATAAAAGCTTTATCGACTTACGGGAAATTA aaaaaaacaatcGATAAATCCGCAAATAATGTTACCCTAACGTGCATTCCAACAAATCAAACCCTGAACATGCGAATTCTGAACGATGAAGAAGTCACTAAGTTGAAGCAACAACAGTAG
- the LOC135838071 gene encoding uncharacterized protein LOC135838071 isoform X1 codes for MKRRILFSVVSALLVYYISFQPVSGNDGSPSAETETGILEPFLRKIGCGGKDILELTLFELGRVQQFFENKVREEKKRTLEEKKQRLFYQSKINIADWVESLFVKCWPGWAGARIPKQYPTEYWTILLLNIENQKILNLKMQLKKLEISNEFFVNTVEYFLKLGNLQADLQAYKLMTNNEKKEAIKLLNEQYQEDGKPKVMKILMLGLNEQFSTTNDEKEIRELQTNVMADTESMHSVREQRNSLRVLYFPKCKSPLCKEDAVKLQLRNAANAFKMANYGNNEGVINPLAVVATTNGTFVLFESFKDAYSIWCTRHEMEFAIDEMDGIRIIDANELALFEVKENEPSHLVVKVESKSGKNNGSPSAETETRILEPFLRKIGCGGKTLDKLTPFQLRQVHEFFESKVREEKKRTLEEKKLRLLYQSTINIAEWVESLFAECWPSWAGARIPKHYPKEYWTILLLNIENQKILNLKMQLKKLEISNEFFFETVEDLLKFRYLGAHPEMLLDEEEEAIKLLNEEYHADEKPKVIKILMLGLNEPLLTTMDEKEICELQTSVKADTEKQRNSLRVLYFPKCKSPLCEEVAVELQLKNAANAYKMANDDNNEEVINPLAVVATTNGTFVLFESFKDAYSIWCTRNKMHFAIGEMDGIRIIDANELCLFEAKENEPSYLVVKVESKLGKTIADTYDVISNKDFNNPPLESLIQRSAGSQSEENGKISVLYCYGHAIKALSTYGKLKKTIDKSANNVTLTCIPTNQTLNMRILNDEEVTKLKQQQ; via the exons ATGAAGCGTCGAATTCTGTTTAGTGTTGTTTCAGCATTATTAg TCTATtacatttcatttcaaccaGTGAGCGGGAACGATGGGTCTCCATCAGCTGAAACG GAAACTGGAATCTTGGAGCCATTTTTGCGTAAAATTGGCTGTGGCGGAAAAGATATTTTGGAGTTGACTCTCTTTGAATTGGGACGAGTACAGCAGTTCTTTGAAAACAAAgtt cGTGAAGAAAAAAAGCGTACCCTCGAAGAGAAAAAGCAGCGTTTGTTCTACCAGTCCAAGATAAATATAGCAGATTGGGTCGAATCGCTGTTTGTAAAGTGTTGGCCTGGTTGGGCTGGTGCTCGAATTCCCAAACAATATCCCACAGAATATTGGACAATCTTATTACTGAACatagaaaaccaaaaaatattgaatttaaaaatgcagctgaaaaaactcgaaatatcAAACGAATTCTTCGTCAACACTGTGgaatattttctaaaacttgGAAACCTCCAAGCTGATCTCCAAGCTTATAAGTTAATgacaaataatgagaaaaaagaaGCGATAAAACTTTTGAATGAACAATACCAGGAAGATGGAAAaccaaaagtgatgaaaatacTGATGCTAGGACTAAACGAACAATTTTCAACCACAAACGACGAAAAAGAAATACGTGAATTACAAACAAATGTAATGGCTGATACAGAAAGTATGCATTCCGTTAGAG AACAACGAAATTCACTTAGAGTTTTGTACTTTCCGAAATGTAAATCACCCTTATGTAAGGAAGATGCGGTAAAATTG caatTAAGAAACGCAGCCAATGCTTTCAAAATGGCAAATTATGGCAACAACGAAGGAGTAATAAATCCACTCGCAGTGGTTGCAACCACCAACGGCACCTTTGTCCTGTTTGAGAGTTTCAAAGATGCGTACTCCATTTGGTGCACACGA CACGAGATGGAGTTTGCCATTGATGAAATGGATGGAATAAGAATTATTGATGCCAATGAACTGGCTTTATTCGAAGTAAAGGAAAATGAACCTTCTCACCTCGTTGTAAAGGTTGAAAGTAAATCAGGCAAAAACAATGGGTCTCCATCAGCTGAAacg GAAACTAGAATCTTGGAGCCATTCTTGCGTAAAATTGGCTGCGGCGGAAAAACTCTTGATAAGTTGACCCCCTTTCAATTGAGACAAGTACATGAGTTCTTTGAAAGCAAagtt cGTGAAGAAAAAAAGCGTACCCTCGAAGAGAAAAAGCTGCGTTTGTTATACCAGTCCACGATAAATATAGCAGAGTGGGTCGAATCGCTGTTTGCAGAGTGTTGGCCTAGTTGGGCTGGTGCTCGAATTCCCAAACATTATCCCAAAGAATATTGGACAATCTTATTACTGAACatagaaaaccaaaaaatattgaatttaaaaatgcagctgaaaaaactcgaaatatcAAACGAATTCTTCTTCGAAACTGTGGAAGATCTTCTAAAATTTCGATACCTCGGAGCTCATCCGGAAATGTTACTTGATGAGGAAGAAGAAGCGATAAAACTTTTGAATGAAGAATACCACGCAGATGAAAAAccaaaagtgataaaaatacTGATGCTAGGACTAAACGAACCACTTTTAACCACAATGGACGAAAAAGAAATATGTGAATTACAAACAAGTGTAAAGGCTGATACAGAAA AACAACGAAATTCACTTAGAGTTTTGTACTTTCCGAAATGTAAATCACCCTTATGTGAGGAAGTTGCAGTAGAATTG caatTAAAAAATGCAGCCAATGCTTACAAAATGGCAAATGATGACAACAACGAAGAAGTAATAAATCCACTCGCAGTGGTTGCAACCACCAATGGCACCTTTGTCCTGTTTGAGAGTTTCAAAGATGCATACTCCATTTGGTGCACACGA AACAAGATGCACTTTGCCATAGGTGAAATGGATGGAATAAGAATTATTGATGCAAATGAACTGTGTTTATTCGAAGCAAAGGAAAATGAACCTTCTTACCTCGTTGTGAAGGTCGAAAGTAAATTAGGCAAAACAATTGCTGATACGTACGATGTAATCTCA AACAAAGACTTCAATAATCCGCCACTCGAGTCGTTAATTCAAAGATCTGCGGGGAGTCAATCCGAggaaaatggtaaaatatcGGTACTTTATTGCTACGGCCATGCAATAAAAGCTTTATCGACTTACGGGAAATTA aaaaaaacaatcGATAAATCCGCAAATAATGTTACCCTAACGTGCATTCCAACAAATCAAACCCTGAACATGCGAATTCTGAACGATGAAGAAGTCACTAAGTTGAAGCAACAACAGTAG
- the LOC135838071 gene encoding uncharacterized protein LOC135838071 isoform X3: MKRRILFSVVSALLVYYISFQPVSGNDGSPSAETETGILEPFLRKIGCGGKDILELTLFELGRVQQFFENKVREEKKRTLEEKKQRLFYQSKINIADWVESLFVKCWPGWAGARIPKQYPTEYWTILLLNIENQKILNLKMQLKKLEISNEFFVNTVEYFLKLGNLQADLQAYKLMTNNEKKEAIKLLNEQYQEDGKPKVMKILMLGLNEQFSTTNDEKEIRELQTNVMADTESMHSVREQRNSLRVLYFPKCKSPLCKEDAVKLQLRNAANAFKMANYGNNEGVINPLAVVATTNGTFVLFESFKDAYSIWCTRHEMEFAIDEMDGIRIIDANELALFEVKENEPSHLVVKVESKSGKNNGSPSAETETRILEPFLRKIGCGGKTLDKLTPFQLRQVHEFFESKVREEKKRTLEEKKLRLLYQSTINIAEWVESLFAECWPSWAGARIPKHYPKEYWTILLLNIENQKILNLKMQLKKLEISNEFFFETVEDLLKFRYLGAHPEMLLDEEEEAIKLLNEEYHADEKPKVIKILMLGLNEPLLTTMDEKEICELQTSVKADTEKQRNSLRVLYFPKCKSPLCEEVAVELQLKNAANAYKMANDDNNEEVINPLAVVATTNGTFVLFESFKDAYSIWCTRVKWME, encoded by the exons ATGAAGCGTCGAATTCTGTTTAGTGTTGTTTCAGCATTATTAg TCTATtacatttcatttcaaccaGTGAGCGGGAACGATGGGTCTCCATCAGCTGAAACG GAAACTGGAATCTTGGAGCCATTTTTGCGTAAAATTGGCTGTGGCGGAAAAGATATTTTGGAGTTGACTCTCTTTGAATTGGGACGAGTACAGCAGTTCTTTGAAAACAAAgtt cGTGAAGAAAAAAAGCGTACCCTCGAAGAGAAAAAGCAGCGTTTGTTCTACCAGTCCAAGATAAATATAGCAGATTGGGTCGAATCGCTGTTTGTAAAGTGTTGGCCTGGTTGGGCTGGTGCTCGAATTCCCAAACAATATCCCACAGAATATTGGACAATCTTATTACTGAACatagaaaaccaaaaaatattgaatttaaaaatgcagctgaaaaaactcgaaatatcAAACGAATTCTTCGTCAACACTGTGgaatattttctaaaacttgGAAACCTCCAAGCTGATCTCCAAGCTTATAAGTTAATgacaaataatgagaaaaaagaaGCGATAAAACTTTTGAATGAACAATACCAGGAAGATGGAAAaccaaaagtgatgaaaatacTGATGCTAGGACTAAACGAACAATTTTCAACCACAAACGACGAAAAAGAAATACGTGAATTACAAACAAATGTAATGGCTGATACAGAAAGTATGCATTCCGTTAGAG AACAACGAAATTCACTTAGAGTTTTGTACTTTCCGAAATGTAAATCACCCTTATGTAAGGAAGATGCGGTAAAATTG caatTAAGAAACGCAGCCAATGCTTTCAAAATGGCAAATTATGGCAACAACGAAGGAGTAATAAATCCACTCGCAGTGGTTGCAACCACCAACGGCACCTTTGTCCTGTTTGAGAGTTTCAAAGATGCGTACTCCATTTGGTGCACACGA CACGAGATGGAGTTTGCCATTGATGAAATGGATGGAATAAGAATTATTGATGCCAATGAACTGGCTTTATTCGAAGTAAAGGAAAATGAACCTTCTCACCTCGTTGTAAAGGTTGAAAGTAAATCAGGCAAAAACAATGGGTCTCCATCAGCTGAAacg GAAACTAGAATCTTGGAGCCATTCTTGCGTAAAATTGGCTGCGGCGGAAAAACTCTTGATAAGTTGACCCCCTTTCAATTGAGACAAGTACATGAGTTCTTTGAAAGCAAagtt cGTGAAGAAAAAAAGCGTACCCTCGAAGAGAAAAAGCTGCGTTTGTTATACCAGTCCACGATAAATATAGCAGAGTGGGTCGAATCGCTGTTTGCAGAGTGTTGGCCTAGTTGGGCTGGTGCTCGAATTCCCAAACATTATCCCAAAGAATATTGGACAATCTTATTACTGAACatagaaaaccaaaaaatattgaatttaaaaatgcagctgaaaaaactcgaaatatcAAACGAATTCTTCTTCGAAACTGTGGAAGATCTTCTAAAATTTCGATACCTCGGAGCTCATCCGGAAATGTTACTTGATGAGGAAGAAGAAGCGATAAAACTTTTGAATGAAGAATACCACGCAGATGAAAAAccaaaagtgataaaaatacTGATGCTAGGACTAAACGAACCACTTTTAACCACAATGGACGAAAAAGAAATATGTGAATTACAAACAAGTGTAAAGGCTGATACAGAAA AACAACGAAATTCACTTAGAGTTTTGTACTTTCCGAAATGTAAATCACCCTTATGTGAGGAAGTTGCAGTAGAATTG caatTAAAAAATGCAGCCAATGCTTACAAAATGGCAAATGATGACAACAACGAAGAAGTAATAAATCCACTCGCAGTGGTTGCAACCACCAATGGCACCTTTGTCCTGTTTGAGAGTTTCAAAGATGCATACTCCATTTGGTGCACACGA GTGAAATGGATGGAATAA